In a single window of the Calditrichota bacterium genome:
- the rpmE gene encoding 50S ribosomal protein L31 encodes MKPKIHPEYKVGTVTCACGNSFQVRSTKGDMHLEICSSCHPFFTGKQKLVDSAGRVEKFMRKYGLNKEADKNPQNS; translated from the coding sequence TTGAAACCGAAAATTCATCCGGAATACAAAGTGGGGACGGTGACTTGCGCCTGTGGCAATTCATTCCAGGTTCGTTCCACCAAAGGGGACATGCATTTGGAAATTTGCTCTAGTTGTCATCCGTTTTTTACCGGCAAACAGAAATTAGTTGACTCTGCCGGACGCGTAGAAAAATTTATGAGAAAGTATGGATTGAATAAAGAAGCTGACAAAAATCCCCAGAACTCATAG
- a CDS encoding transcription termination factor Rho, which translates to MDIAELKALKISELTKVAQDLNITGSSGMKKQELIFKILEEQTKQEGLIFAEGVLEILPDGYGFLRSPDYNYLPGPDDIYVSPSQIKRFGMKTGDTVSGQIRPPKENERFFALLKVEAINYENPEEAKSKILFDNLTPLYPNERFNLEFSATNFSTRIMNLLTPIGKGQRGLIVAQPKTGKTMLLQAIANAITTNHPEVKLIVLLIDERPEEVTDMERSVEAEVVSSTFDEPAERHVQVSEMVLDKAKRLIEYQQDVVILLDSITRLARAYNAVVPHSGKILSGGVDANALHKPKRFFGAARNIEEGGSLTIIATALIDTGSRMDEVIFEEFKGTGNMELVLDRNLADRRIFPAIDINKSGTRKEELLLTPKELNRVWILRKLLSEFNPMEAIEFIIERMRATKSNKKFLELMNS; encoded by the coding sequence ACATCACGGGTTCCAGCGGGATGAAAAAACAGGAGCTCATTTTCAAAATTCTTGAAGAACAAACAAAACAGGAAGGCCTGATTTTCGCGGAAGGCGTGCTGGAAATTTTACCCGACGGGTACGGATTCTTGCGTTCGCCGGATTACAATTATTTGCCGGGGCCTGACGATATTTACGTTTCTCCTTCACAGATCAAACGCTTCGGAATGAAAACAGGCGATACTGTTTCCGGACAAATCCGACCACCCAAAGAAAATGAAAGATTCTTTGCCCTGTTGAAGGTCGAGGCAATAAACTATGAAAATCCGGAAGAAGCGAAAAGCAAAATACTTTTTGACAACCTGACGCCGCTCTATCCTAACGAGCGTTTTAATCTTGAGTTTTCAGCTACAAATTTTTCGACTCGCATCATGAATTTATTAACGCCCATCGGAAAAGGCCAGCGCGGGCTCATTGTCGCCCAACCAAAAACCGGCAAAACCATGCTTTTACAAGCCATCGCGAACGCTATTACAACAAATCATCCGGAAGTCAAATTGATCGTGCTGCTGATTGACGAGAGACCGGAAGAAGTGACTGACATGGAGCGGTCAGTGGAAGCCGAAGTTGTCAGTTCTACTTTTGATGAACCTGCCGAGCGGCATGTGCAAGTTTCGGAAATGGTGCTCGACAAAGCCAAACGATTAATTGAGTACCAGCAGGATGTCGTGATTTTATTGGACAGCATCACTCGTTTGGCGCGCGCTTACAACGCCGTGGTTCCGCACAGCGGCAAAATTCTCTCCGGCGGTGTGGACGCCAACGCGTTGCACAAGCCGAAAAGATTTTTCGGCGCGGCGCGGAACATTGAAGAAGGCGGTAGCCTGACGATTATTGCGACGGCGTTGATTGATACCGGCAGTCGCATGGACGAAGTTATTTTTGAAGAATTTAAGGGAACAGGCAATATGGAATTAGTACTCGATCGCAATTTGGCAGACAGACGCATTTTTCCCGCAATTGACATCAACAAATCCGGCACGAGAAAAGAAGAATTGCTATTAACGCCGAAAGAATTGAATCGCGTCTGGATTTTGCGCAAGTTGTTGAGCGAATTTAATCCCATGGAAGCTATCGAATTTATCATCGAACGAATGCGCGCGACCAAATCCAATAAAAAGTTTTTGGAACTTATGAACTCGTAA